The sequence ACAGAGATGATTTTCCTTTGTAGTTGTCAAAAGGAATTCCGCGGGTCGTTTCGTAGATGGCATGCTGATTTTTGGATGTCCAGCGTCCAAGGTTTTTAAGAATTTCAATTTGTTCCTCCGGAATGGTACCGTCTGATTTCGGACCAATATCAAGCAAAAAATTTCCTCCCATACTGATCACATCTGCCAGCGTTCTGACAATCATATTGGAGGTCTTGTACTTTTTGTCATATGGTTGATATCCCCAGGAATCATTCATGGTATAACAAAGTTCCCAATATGGATTTTGTGGCGGAACTACCGGAATACCCTGTTCCGGTGTATCATAATCCCCATGATTGTTGAGCCTTGAGTTGATGATAATATTAGGATTGTATTTTTTGAGTAAATCCAAGGTTTGAGTAGCTTTCCATTCCTCAGAAGTATGTTCCCAGTCTCCATCAAACCAAAGAAGATCCGGGGAGTATTGGACGGAAAGTTCATGAAGCTGACTTTGGTAATAGCTGAGGAAATTTTGCCAGCGGGTTGGTTCTCTTTTTATTTCATAACGTTTTTTTGTCCGGGTGTTTATGTCATAATAGGGATGACTCCAATCTGGCAATGAGAAATACAGCCCTGTTTTTAATCCTGATTTTTTCAAAGCAGAAACAAAAGGAGTTAAAACATCCTTTTTGGCCAGGGAATTTTGAGGAATGCTTGTTGCTTTTTCTGCTTTAGTATTCCAAAGTGAAACTCCATCATGATGTTTGGTGGTAATGACAGCATATTTTGCTCCCGATTCCTTAATAAGATTTACCCATTGCTCTGGCTGATATTTTGAAGCTGAAAAACCATTCAGCTGTTTCATGTAATTTTCGTGATTAATATAATTATTGAAAAATGACCAGGATTCGGAAATTCCGTTAACAGAGTAGATGCCCCAATGAATAAAAATGCCCAGTTTTGCATTTTTAAACCATTCCATTTTTTTGCTGTTGTCCACTGTTTGGTCCTGTGCATCAATACTATTTGCAGATAATATCAATCCCAGGAAAACAGCTTTAATCAGACTGTTTCTCATATATAGATTTATTTTACCATTAAATATAAATAAAGAAAACATTACAGTATAGAATAGTTTCTAATATTTACTGATAATTGTTATTAAAACGTTTCTTATTATTGTATTTTTATAAATGGAACGTTTATTGTAAAATTCTTCTAATAAAAAGCATTATGAAAATTCCAGCATTATTAATGGCAAGTTTATTAGCGGTAGGGGTTTCTGCGCAAACTACAAAACCTGCTGCAAAAACTAAAAAGCCCATAAAGAAAGTTAAAAAAGTGGCTCCGGCTCCTGAAAGCCCGGAAAAACCTAAACCAACTACCCCTAAAGCTATTGTTAAAAAAGATACAGTTAAGCTCAGTCATTTTTCTTGTCCAGCCTGTGGAATGGGGTAAAATATGGGAAGGCCACTGTTAGGATTATCCATGATGGCAGAATCTGAGTTTATTTCAGCTGTTTTGCCATTATTACAAAGCAATTCTATTGAAGTGCTTGAATGGTCGTTTGATACATTCTATAATACGGAAGAACCCGTTTGGCTGAGTGAGTTGCTTAATTTTTATTCTGAAAACAATCGTTTGGTCGGGCATGGAGTCTATTATTCATTATTTGATGCTCTATGGACTGAAAGGCAAGAACTTTGGCTTGAAAAACTAAAAGAAGAGTTTCATAAAAGAAAATACAAACATATTACGGAACATTTCGGTTTCATGAATACCGAAAATTTTCATCAGGGAGTACCACTGCCGGTATCTCTGCATTCTAAAACATTAGAAATTGGAAAAGACAGACTGTACAGGTTACAAGATGCTGTAGAAGTTCCTGTAGGAATAGAAAATCTTGCTTTTGCATTTTCATTAGATGACGTAACTGAGCAAGGCGTATTTCTTGATAAATTAACGGAAAATATTGATGGATTCCTGATTCTTGATCTTCACAATATCTATTGTCAATCCTGTAATTTCAATGTTGATATGCAGGATATTATCAAACTGTATCCCTTGGATAAAGTCAGGGAAATTCATCTCTCAGGAGGCAGCTGGCAGGAAAGTGTATACAGTAAGACACCAGTAAGGAGAGATACTCATGATGATGCAATTCCTAAAGAAATTTTGTCTATACTTTCTTCGGTTGTGTTCCAGTGTAAGAATTTGGAATATATTATCATTGAAAGGCTGGGACATACTATTAATACAGAAGAAAAAAAGAAAAGTTTCCTGGATGATTTTGAGCAGGTCAGAACACTGATTGATTCATCAGGTTGGGAGAGAGAGAATGAAGACCTCTGGAATAAGAAAAAAGTGCAATTTCAAAAAGCTCCTTTAGAAGATATGATTCTGCATGAAGAACAAACATTGTTAACAAAACTTTTATTTGACAATGCTGGAGTTGCCTCTATTAAAAATCATGAATTCCATTACTTTAGAACAAAAGACTGGGACCCGGAGATGATTCTTACCGCTCAGAATATCATTAAAAAATGGAATCCCTATTAAAAAAGATCTCTAGTAACCACAAACCAAATTATATGAAAATGACAACTCTATTATTAATCATAACAGCCGTATTGACAGCACTTATCGCTGGGCTTTTCTATGCATATTCATGTTCTGTAGTCTTAGGATTAGGAAAATTGCCTGATGCGGAATATCTGAAGGCAATGCAAAATATCAACCGAGAAATACTGAATCCTGTATTTTTTATGAGCTTTATGGGGACTGCAATTCTTCTCCCTGTGTCTACTTTCTTTTTTCGGGGAGAACAAACGGTTTTTATTTTTCTTTTATTGGCTACATTGGCTTATCTGATCGGAGTTTTTGGGGTTACAGTGGTAGGAAATGTTCCTATGAATGACCAACTGGATCAATTTGATATTTCCGGTTCTGCTGTTGAAGCGCTTAAGCAAATGCGTGAAAATTTTGAAAGCAGATGGAATTTTCTGAACAATATAAGAACTGGTTTTTCAGTAGTCAGTATAATATTACTGGTTTGTGCTTGTATCTGGCATAAACAATTATAGAGGTAATTTTTATGTTAGGTGAAAATACTAGGATTTAAATTCCGTATTTCTACGGATTGACTGGAGTTTATTTTATACAGAACTTTGTATTGTTAGTAAGAAGAAATTTTAGACATATAGAAATTTTGAAAAAAAATTAATAACCAGGACGACTCAGATTCAAATTGAAAAAGGCAGCTCTAATAGAGCTGCCTTTGATATGTCTAAACTTATATCTTTTTTAGATTTTCAAAAGTTCAATGGTTCTTTCCGGACTTTCTGCAGAGAATACTGCATTTCCGGCAACCAATACATCAGCTCCGGCTTCGAAAAGTTTAGAAGCATTGTCAAGATTCACTCCGCCATCTACTTCGATAAGTGCTGTAGAATTGTTGCTTAAGATAAGGTCTTTTGTTTCGGCAATCTTTTTGTAAGTATTCTCAATAAACTTCTGTCCTCCAAATCCGGGATTTACACTCATTAATAAAACAAGATCTACATCTGCAATAATATCTTCAAGCATGAGAACAGGAGTAGATGGGTTTAAAACAACCCCTGCCTTTGCTCCTTTACTTTGGATGTGGTGGATGGTTCTGTGAAGATGAGTACATGCTTCATAATGTACAGATACAAGGTCAGCACCATGATTGATGAATTCATCAACATATTTTTCAGGCTCCACGATCATTAGGTGAACGTCTACAAATTTTTTAGCGTGCTGCTGTACAGTTTTCATTACCGGAAAACCAAATGAAATGTTAGGGACAAATCTCCCGTCCATTACATCAATATGGAACCAATCTGCCTGAGATCTGTTTAGCATTTCAATATCTCTTTGCAGATTCCCAAAGTCTGCAGATAAAAGGGATGGAGCAATAAGCTTCGTTTTCATTTTTACTTTTTATACTTTTACTTAGATTTCTCTCTTTTAAGAGGGGTTAACAACTAAAAAATAATATGAGGAAATACTCCCAAGAAGAATTATTTCTATGATTGTTAGTTTGATGTTATTCATTTTAATAACTAATACTCTATCAATTATAAATAGTCCTAAAGGTACAATGCTTACAATAAGTAACATTTCAAGAATCATATTGTATCCCGAACCTATTTTCGGTGGATCAAACAGTTTATATATACTTAAAAATATTATATAACTAAAAAAAAGTGCACTTAAAATGGATATAAAAGTCGGTTTTCGGACTAAATGATAAAAGAAAGCTTTCATCTTAATGATATTTCAGTTTCATTTCTGGCTTAATCTTCAGAACTGTTTCGTAAATCAATTTAATAACATTGGCTACGTCTTCTTTAGATACCATTTCCACTGTTGTGTGCATATAACGCAAAGGTAAGGAAATTAACGCACTTGGTACACCTCCGTTAGAGTGAGCAAAAGCATCAGTATCAGTCCCCGTAGACCTGCTTGCTGCAGCTCTTTGGAAAGGAATCTTTTTTGTTTTTGCTGTATCAATAATTAACTCTCTTATAGTGTGGTGAACACTTGGTGCAAAGAATACTACTGGTCCTGCACCACACTTCTGGTCTCCTTCTTTTTTCTTTTCAATCATTGGAGTGGTAGTATCGTGCGTTACGTCAGTTACAATAGCAATATTAGGCTTGATTGTGTCGGCAATCATATCTGCTCCATATAAGCCTACTTCTTCCTGTACGGAATTGGTAATATAAAGACCAAATGGAATCGATTTTTTGTTCTCCTTTAAAAGCCTTGCTACTTCTGCAATCATGAAACCTCCGATTCTGTTGTCAAGAGCTCTGCATACAAAATATCTGTCGTTCATTTCAAAGAATTCATCAGGGTAGGTAATCATGCATCCTACAAAAATTCCCATGTCTTCCACTTCTTTTTTGGAAGTTGCCCCACAATCAATGAAGATGTTTTCTATTTTTGGTGTAGGTTCATTCTGATTTGTTCTTGTATGAATAGCCGGCCATCCGAATACTCCTTTTACAATTCCGTTTTCTCCATGAATGTGCACTACTTTTGATGGAGCAATAGTTTGGTCTGAGCCTCCATTTCTGATTACATAAATCAATCCATCATCCGTAATATAGTTTACATACCACGAGATTTCATCAGCATGAGCTTCAATCACTACTTTAAATTCTGCTTCAGGATTAATGATACCGTAGCACGTTCCGTAATGATCCACTTCAATCTTGTCTACATAAGGTCTGATGTAGTCCATCCAAACTTCCTGTCCCTTGTGTTCGTATCCTGTTGGAGATGAAGTGTTTAAATATTTCTCTAAAAATTTTAAAGATTTCTTTTCAAATTTCATAAAAAGGAATGATTTTTGCGTTTAATTTTTGTTCTTATAAGTGTAAAAATAATGAATTTTAGTAAGATTATCTGTCTTTTTATGTTCTTTTTTGGAGTCAGTGTTTTTGGGCAGAATGATACTGTGGTCGCAAAACCATTGAATCAATACCCCGCTGAATCTTTGAAAGTAGATGAATTCGGCAATAAGTATTATTACGACGAACAGCAGAAGGTTAAGATCTATGAAGTAAACGGAGAGCCTGTAGTAGTAATGGATGAGTTGGTTTTGGTTAATAAGCCGAGATTTAATAATCAGTTGGATAAAAATTACTACTATTTCTTAAATAAGAAGTTATATAGAGTATATCCATTATTTGTAACTGCCTTACAGCAATACAGAGACATTCAGGTAGACATGAATGATATGGATAATAAAGCCAAACGAAAGTTCATAAGAGAAAGGCAAAATATGCTTGCTGATCAATATGAGAAACAATTGAGAGATCTAACTACTACCGAAGGACAGGTTTTTGCGAAGCTCATGAACCGGGCAACCGGTAAAAATGTATATGAGATCATTAAAGAGATGAGAGGTGGGTTTAGTGCCTTTTGGTGGAATCTTAAAGGGAAAATGGCAGATATTGATTTGAAAGAGCGATATGATCCCCATAAAAACAGAACCGATGAATTTGTAGAGTCGTTATTACAGTCTAACTGGAATTCAGGGTATTTGAAACCTTACCCCGGAGCAAGCGATTTTAAAGTAAAGAAATAATAAAGAAAAATTCCTGTAAGTGATCTTACAGGAATTTTTCTTTTAGTTTATCAAATACGATTTTATCTATAGGAAGTGGGAAAGGATTATCCGGTGTGTCAATATCCATCCATTCCGTTTTTTCAATGCAAGGATCCAAAATAAGGAATTCCTTTTCATCAACAATATTTACAAGATAGTAGATAGTCAGAAGCTGTTCATTTTCCCTGAATCGGGAAACAAGAAAGTCTTCCTGAGTATAAAAATGTTCTATACAATCTATTTTCACATTCAGTTCTTCATCAAATTCACGGTGCAAGCATTCCAAGGTCCCTTCACCATACTCTAATCCGCCGCCTGGAAATTTCACTAAAGGTTCGCCGGCATATTCTTCAAATAAAGTGAGTACTTTTCTCTCTTTTACCACGCAGCCATACACTCTAATGTTGATCTTGTCTATCATATATATAATGTATCATATTTTGTATAGCTAAGGTAAGCAATTTTGGGAGGAGTTTAGTGATTCAAAGGATGAAAATATTGAAAAAGTAAACCGTTCTATATCTTTTGTTATTTACTGCTTTATTGCATTAATCATTTCTCTTTTTCCTGGAGGTCCCTGTTTTTTCTCAACCTGAAAATTCAACTCCTGAAGGATTCTTCTTACGCTTCCTTTAGAAGAGTAGGTTGTTAATAATCCGTTAATGGCCATTTTGTCAGATATCAGTTCAAATAATGGTTTTTCCCATAGGTCTGGCTGTACTCGTGCCCCGAAACAGTCGAAATAAACAAGGTTGATTTCAGGCAAATCTATGTTCTTTAGATCAAAAAAATCACATTCTATCTTTTTAAGGTTGAATCCACTAATGATTTCTACTGAGTTTTCCCATTCTGCCAGATGAATTTTCTGATAAATATTTTTAAACTCTGGGTTATCGAAAAGTTCAAAATAGGCTAAATCGTTAACTTCGGATTCATTTATTGGGTATTTTTCGAGCGAAAAATAATTGATGACATGATTTTTGTCAGTTTTTAAATATTCATTAATTGTTACCAAAACATTCAAACCTGTTCCAAAACCTAGTTCTAAAATATTAATTTCGCAATCATTGATTAAGTTTAATCCATTTTTGATAAACACATGTTCTGCTTCCTGAAGAGCCCCATGATGAGAATGATAATTTTCATTTAAATCATTGATAAACAGTGTTTTACTTCCGTCGTTTGTGGTCTTAATTTCTCTTTTCAAGCTAATTTTTTGTCAAATTTACTCTAAAATTTTTATATTTAGAAAATTATATTAAATTTGTAGAACATCGTAAAAATTTTAAAAAATGATAATTCAAAAAACTGAAAACTCCAGAATTTCTACATTTGACCCTAACAATTTTTCATTTGGCGGAACTTTCATAGATCATATGATTATATGTGAGTACGAAAACGGAAAATGGGGTGATGTAAAATTAGTTCCTTACGGTCCAATACCTTTTACCCCAGCTATGATGGGAGTAAACTATGGACAAGCTTGTTTTGAAGGTATGAAAGCCTATAAAGACAAAGATGGGCAGGTTTTCCTTTTCAGGCCTGAAAAGAATTTTGAACGTATCAACAAGTCAGCGAAGCGTCTTGCTATGCCTGAGGTGACTGAGGAAATGTTTTTAGACGGATTAAAAGCATTAGTAGATATCGACAGAGACTGGATTCCTCAGGGAGAAGGAATGTCTTTATATATCAGACCATTAATTTTTGCTACAGAAGAAGCTTTGAAAGCAAGAGTTTCTGAAAAATATATGTTTGCTATTGTAGCAACACCAGCGAAGAGCTATTATTCAGAGCCGGTTTCTGTAAAAATCTCTGACCACTATTCAAGAGCAGCAAACGGTGGAGTAGGTTCTGCTAAAGCGGCAGGTAATTACGCGGCTTCTTTCTATCCAACTCAATTGGCTATTGAAGAAGGGTATGAGCAAATTATCTGGACTGATGATGCAACTCACGAATATTTCGAAGAGAGTGGTACAATGAATGTATTTGTAAGAATCAACGATACAATCTATACACCTCCAACCTCTGAGAAAATCCTTGACGGAGTAACAAGAGACAGCTTCCTTCAATTGGCTAAGAAAAGAGGAATCGAAGTAAAAGTTGAGCCAATTCCGGTAAAAACAGTAATTGAAGCTTTGAAAAACGGTTCTCTTAAAGAAGTATGGGGAGTAGGTACTGCAGTGGTAACCACTCAATTCCAGGCTTTAGGATATGAAGGTGAAAAATTAGCCCTTCCAAGATTATCAGACGAAGAAAGCTATGCAGCGATTCTTAAGAAAGATTTAGTAGATCTTCAAAACAACCTTTCCGAAGATCCATTCGGATGGAGAGTGGTTGTAGATCATGTGTTTGAAACAGTTTAATAGTATCTAAATACATTATAGTAAGCCGGGAATTTCCCGGTTTTTTTATTTTAATACATTAAAATATTGAACAACTCAAATGGTTTTAATATTATTTTAGACATTATTGTTATATTGCGGAATTAATACATTACTACATTTCTCTCTCAAGTTTTGTAATTGATTCACGAAATGTGTATTTTCGCAAAAGTTTATGAAAAAAATACTCTTCATATCAGCCATAAGCCTGTTGAGCTGTAATAGGAATGCACAGACGGCACATCCTCCAGTAGGAGGCGTTTTGAGCCAGAAAGATCTGGATGTTTCTAAGAACAGGATGAAAAATCTGAATACCATTGAAAGAGGGCAGATCCAGGATTGGATTAACGGACAAACAATAAAATTTTATCCTACACAGCTTAATTATTGGGTAACAGTTGATGGTTTTGATCATAGAGAAAGAAGAGCAGATAATACTCTGATTTCCTATTCTTATGAATTGTATGATTTTGACCAGACCAAGATCTATGATCAGCCTTTTGAAAGAAGAGATGCTAAATTTGGGCATTTTGATGAACTGAAAGCGGTGGAAAATGCTTTGCGTTTTATACATGATGGAGAGGAAGTGACGCTTTTGGTACCATCTTCTTTGGCTTATGGAACTTTTGGAGATGAAAAGAAAATAGACAATGATATACCATTAATCATAAAATTAAAAGCTTTATAATACATGAAATTGTTTAACAAGAATATAATTCTGGCAGCGGCAAGTGTTTCGCTGATGAGTTGTACCCCAATTTATAAAAAAATGAACGTAGACAAAGAAACTTACGAAGGTCTTAATGACGGACTTTATGCCAATCTTCAAACTACAAAAGGTAACATGATTGTGAAGTTTGAGGACAAGAAAGCACCAGTAACTGTAGCCAACTTTATTGGTCTTGCAGAAGGGAAAATCGACAACAAAGCTAAGGCTAAGGGAGTTCCTTATTATGACGGAACTATTTTCCACAGAGTAATCAAAGATTTCATGATTCAAGGGGGTGATCCTCAGGGAACAGGAATGGGAGATCCTGGATATAAATTTGAAGATGAAAGAAACGATCTTAAACATACAGGAAAAGGTGTTCTTTCTATGGCAAACTCAGGACCGAATACAAATGGGTCTCAGTTTTTCATTACTGAAGTAGCTACCCCTTGGTTAGACGGAAGACACACGATCTTTGGAAAGATAGTAAAAGGGAATGATGTAATTGATACTATTGCTAATGTTGAAAAAGGAGCTCAGGATAAGCCTAAGACTGATATTGTTTTAGAAAAAGTTTCTATCTTCAGTAAAGGTGATGAATACAAAAACTACGATGCAGCTAAAACTTTTAACGAAGGAAAAGCTAAAATCGCAGAAAATAATAAAGCTTTCATCGCTAAAGAAGAAGCGGAAAAAAAGAAAAAAGAAGAAGAGTTCAAAGCAAACCAGGAAAAATTAGTGGAAAGCTTAAAAGCTGGAATGCAAAAAACGGAATCAGGTCTTTACTATAAAATCACTAAAACTGCTGACGGTAAAGCTCCAAAAGCAGGTGATAATGTATCTGTACATTATGCAGGTAAATTAGTAGACGGAACTGAATTTGATTCTTCATTCAAAAGAAACGAGCCTATCGATATTCCAATCGGAATGGGAAGAGTAATCAAAGGATGGGATGAAGGAATTCTATTATTGAAAGAAGGTGAAACTGCTACTTTATTAATTCCACCAGCAATGGGTTATGGAGAAAGAGGAGCAGGAGGAGTAATTCCACCAAACTCTTGGTTAGTTTTCGATGTTGAGCTTGTAAAAGTAAAATAATTGAATCTTTAAGATATGAAAGCCGTCCTGAAAAGGACGGCTTTTTTATTTATTTCATAGCAACTATATACAATTTTAGATTAAGCTATTTTTTCATTCTGTCATTCTGAATACAGACTGAAGGTCTGCGAACGTAGTTCAGAAGTGAAATGAAGAATCTAAATGCATGAATGAAACTCTTCCTGCGTTAGAAATTAAAGATTCGGCGTAGCCAATGATAATGGTGTAAAATTATATGTAAATGCTACTTTTATTAATAGTGACTTTGTCAACACTCTAAAAATGACTATTTTAGTGAAAACTACTTCATGAAAAATTTCTTTTATGCTCTTTTTATTTTTTCTAATCTTAGCCTTATTGCTCAGGGGAGAAAATTCTTTGAAAATGGAGACGTTCAGTTAAGGTCAAAAGTTGAAAAAGTAAATTTAAAATATTCCATGGACTTACCTTTTGTGAAGGTAAATATTAATGGAAAAATATATAATTTTCTTTTAGATACCGGAGCTCCAACTGTCATTTCTACGGCAATTTATACAGATTTGGGTCTTGAAAAGAAACATAAAAGCAGAGTGAAGGACTCACAGAAAAATAAACAGGACCAGATATTTACAGTATTACCTGAAATGATTGTAGATAATATAGCTTTTAACAATATAGGAGTTATGGTGATGGACCTTACGGCAACTGAATTCGAATGCTTTAAAGTGGATGGAATTCTTGGTTCTAATCAAATGGCTAAACTTTTCTGGAGGTTAAATTATAATGAAAATTCATTGGAAGCAACCCAGGATCTCTCTAAGTTTGATCTTACAGGCTATGATATTGTGATTCCTTTTGATGTAAAAGATCAGAAAACCCCTATTATTGAAGCCAGTATTCTTGATAAGAAAATGAACTTTACATTTGATACGGGATCTTCAGGAAATATAAAGATGACCAATAATAATTACAACTTCAAAAAAATAACAGAGAAAGTAGATGTTTACGGAAATAGTTCTGTAGGGGCCTTTGGTACCGGAAGCCCTGTGCTTGGGCATATTTTTAAAGCTTCCAATATCACTTTTGGAAATAAGATTTTTAACAATGTGGTGGTAGCAACAGGAAGTTCAAGTTTAATAGGAAATGATTTTTTGAAGAACTTTGTATTTGTTCTGGATTGGGAAGGACATAAGGTTTATATGAAACAGATTAAGGAATTTTCCCACAAGTTGGAATCTTTTGGTTTTGGATATCGTTTTATAGACTCTAAACCAACTGTTGCTTATGTATTTCAGGAAGAAAGTTTTCCTTTAAAGGTGGGAGATTCTATCATTAGTATTAATAATATAAACCTTGATAATCTTGACAAAGAAGGTGTTTGTCATTATTTCTTGAACAGAGTAGAAAAGGATGCTGTTGCTATCGATTTGAAAATAAAAAGAGGCGGAGCTGAAATGAATGTAAACCTTAAAAAGAAAGTTTATTTAAAGGCTGATAACTAGGGAATATATGATATATACCGTGAAAATACGGTTTTCTGTAAAAACAAATTATTCTTATCTTTATCTCTCACCAATGAAACAAAAATTAAAAGTATGTTTGATCTTAATTACGATTTAATAAAACAGACAATAGAGGCTGAAGTTTGTAAAGAACATAACTTACATCCGGAATTTGTAAAAACAGATGATGGATTTGGAATAAAAGCCTGTTGTGAACCTTTTCATAAGGAACTAGTAACGAAATCTGAAAAAATGGTTGAAGAGGAAACGACTCAGTTTCTTGAGAAAATGATGAAAGATATTTTTAAAGAATAATTTGTGAAATTGTAGAAAAGCAATGTATAAAAAAACCGCCCTTCAATAAAAGGGCGGTTTTTCAGTAAAAGAGTGAAATAAAAGTTATATGTTTCTACCT is a genomic window of Chryseobacterium nakagawai containing:
- a CDS encoding alpha-L-fucosidase, whose protein sequence is MRNSLIKAVFLGLILSANSIDAQDQTVDNSKKMEWFKNAKLGIFIHWGIYSVNGISESWSFFNNYINHENYMKQLNGFSASKYQPEQWVNLIKESGAKYAVITTKHHDGVSLWNTKAEKATSIPQNSLAKKDVLTPFVSALKKSGLKTGLYFSLPDWSHPYYDINTRTKKRYEIKREPTRWQNFLSYYQSQLHELSVQYSPDLLWFDGDWEHTSEEWKATQTLDLLKKYNPNIIINSRLNNHGDYDTPEQGIPVVPPQNPYWELCYTMNDSWGYQPYDKKYKTSNMIVRTLADVISMGGNFLLDIGPKSDGTIPEEQIEILKNLGRWTSKNQHAIYETTRGIPFDNYKGKSSLSTSKKSLFLYLDESKTFTKIYGLATKPLSVQIIGDPSAVVKIDYNTEKTLTLTFSNVKFDKDVTVAEVIFDNPPVFLKDFKKEEHSLAEILEMKNTQEAVYDIANALNDNQNLLTHNGLTQDGLDMEIKKTPKANPETLQWISKHAEALFETGKGLPKGHFSGMSAISKDKQTLYLFVEGTPTGPIALKGIKNDIARIRIVGDGSMLTHTIYNKLYWSDRPGIIYIDIPKERLDQQMTVIAILLNKPMELYRENVGAIENNL
- the chrA gene encoding MNIO class RiPP chryseobasin precursor ChrA, yielding MKIPALLMASLLAVGVSAQTTKPAAKTKKPIKKVKKVAPAPESPEKPKPTTPKAIVKKDTVKLSHFSCPACGMG
- the chrH gene encoding MNIO family chryseobactin maturase, producing MGRPLLGLSMMAESEFISAVLPLLQSNSIEVLEWSFDTFYNTEEPVWLSELLNFYSENNRLVGHGVYYSLFDALWTERQELWLEKLKEEFHKRKYKHITEHFGFMNTENFHQGVPLPVSLHSKTLEIGKDRLYRLQDAVEVPVGIENLAFAFSLDDVTEQGVFLDKLTENIDGFLILDLHNIYCQSCNFNVDMQDIIKLYPLDKVREIHLSGGSWQESVYSKTPVRRDTHDDAIPKEILSILSSVVFQCKNLEYIIIERLGHTINTEEKKKSFLDDFEQVRTLIDSSGWERENEDLWNKKKVQFQKAPLEDMILHEEQTLLTKLLFDNAGVASIKNHEFHYFRTKDWDPEMILTAQNIIKKWNPY
- the chrI gene encoding chryseobasin maturation helper ChrI, whose amino-acid sequence is MTTLLLIITAVLTALIAGLFYAYSCSVVLGLGKLPDAEYLKAMQNINREILNPVFFMSFMGTAILLPVSTFFFRGEQTVFIFLLLATLAYLIGVFGVTVVGNVPMNDQLDQFDISGSAVEALKQMRENFESRWNFLNNIRTGFSVVSIILLVCACIWHKQL
- the rpe gene encoding ribulose-phosphate 3-epimerase, encoding MKTKLIAPSLLSADFGNLQRDIEMLNRSQADWFHIDVMDGRFVPNISFGFPVMKTVQQHAKKFVDVHLMIVEPEKYVDEFINHGADLVSVHYEACTHLHRTIHHIQSKGAKAGVVLNPSTPVLMLEDIIADVDLVLLMSVNPGFGGQKFIENTYKKIAETKDLILSNNSTALIEVDGGVNLDNASKLFEAGADVLVAGNAVFSAESPERTIELLKI
- the chrP gene encoding chryseobasin maturation metalloprotease ChrP — translated: MKFEKKSLKFLEKYLNTSSPTGYEHKGQEVWMDYIRPYVDKIEVDHYGTCYGIINPEAEFKVVIEAHADEISWYVNYITDDGLIYVIRNGGSDQTIAPSKVVHIHGENGIVKGVFGWPAIHTRTNQNEPTPKIENIFIDCGATSKKEVEDMGIFVGCMITYPDEFFEMNDRYFVCRALDNRIGGFMIAEVARLLKENKKSIPFGLYITNSVQEEVGLYGADMIADTIKPNIAIVTDVTHDTTTPMIEKKKEGDQKCGAGPVVFFAPSVHHTIRELIIDTAKTKKIPFQRAAASRSTGTDTDAFAHSNGGVPSALISLPLRYMHTTVEMVSKEDVANVIKLIYETVLKIKPEMKLKYH
- a CDS encoding DUF4294 domain-containing protein; the protein is MNFSKIICLFMFFFGVSVFGQNDTVVAKPLNQYPAESLKVDEFGNKYYYDEQQKVKIYEVNGEPVVVMDELVLVNKPRFNNQLDKNYYYFLNKKLYRVYPLFVTALQQYRDIQVDMNDMDNKAKRKFIRERQNMLADQYEKQLRDLTTTEGQVFAKLMNRATGKNVYEIIKEMRGGFSAFWWNLKGKMADIDLKERYDPHKNRTDEFVESLLQSNWNSGYLKPYPGASDFKVKK
- a CDS encoding NUDIX domain-containing protein encodes the protein MIDKINIRVYGCVVKERKVLTLFEEYAGEPLVKFPGGGLEYGEGTLECLHREFDEELNVKIDCIEHFYTQEDFLVSRFRENEQLLTIYYLVNIVDEKEFLILDPCIEKTEWMDIDTPDNPFPLPIDKIVFDKLKEKFL
- the mnmD gene encoding tRNA (5-methylaminomethyl-2-thiouridine)(34)-methyltransferase MnmD, with product MKREIKTTNDGSKTLFINDLNENYHSHHGALQEAEHVFIKNGLNLINDCEINILELGFGTGLNVLVTINEYLKTDKNHVINYFSLEKYPINESEVNDLAYFELFDNPEFKNIYQKIHLAEWENSVEIISGFNLKKIECDFFDLKNIDLPEINLVYFDCFGARVQPDLWEKPLFELISDKMAINGLLTTYSSKGSVRRILQELNFQVEKKQGPPGKREMINAIKQ
- a CDS encoding branched-chain amino acid aminotransferase, with translation MIIQKTENSRISTFDPNNFSFGGTFIDHMIICEYENGKWGDVKLVPYGPIPFTPAMMGVNYGQACFEGMKAYKDKDGQVFLFRPEKNFERINKSAKRLAMPEVTEEMFLDGLKALVDIDRDWIPQGEGMSLYIRPLIFATEEALKARVSEKYMFAIVATPAKSYYSEPVSVKISDHYSRAANGGVGSAKAAGNYAASFYPTQLAIEEGYEQIIWTDDATHEYFEESGTMNVFVRINDTIYTPPTSEKILDGVTRDSFLQLAKKRGIEVKVEPIPVKTVIEALKNGSLKEVWGVGTAVVTTQFQALGYEGEKLALPRLSDEESYAAILKKDLVDLQNNLSEDPFGWRVVVDHVFETV
- a CDS encoding FKBP-type peptidyl-prolyl cis-trans isomerase; amino-acid sequence: MKKILFISAISLLSCNRNAQTAHPPVGGVLSQKDLDVSKNRMKNLNTIERGQIQDWINGQTIKFYPTQLNYWVTVDGFDHRERRADNTLISYSYELYDFDQTKIYDQPFERRDAKFGHFDELKAVENALRFIHDGEEVTLLVPSSLAYGTFGDEKKIDNDIPLIIKLKAL